AGTATTGTGTCCAGAACTTCCTGTCTAGAGTTGTGGCTTCGATTCCCACTCCGTTACTAAGTACTCCCGGGTTTGTTAAGTCTGATATAAATGCTTAAACAGACTCTCCATTATTGCCACTTGCGTTCTAAACAATCGCTCCCCCCTAAAGTATCTACGAAAGTAAATTCATGATGAGATGTCATCCACATCGGTTGGGGAGCATACAGTGATCATATATCAATGGAACTGTATCATGGCTTCGAAACCAAACCGCCGCTGTGGTTGAACCAATTCATAACCACCGGGGGGGGGGGGTTCTAAAGAACTCAATGAGACATCTCAAAGTCTCAATAAGTGCCTACTGATCTTGCCTCCATCATCTCAAAGCTACACAAACCTACACTTGAGCATACACGATTACAGAGAGGCCTCGCCTCCACCATTGCGAATCTAAAACCTCAACCAAAGCACTGTAACCTGAGTGGACATCAAACCAACACATACGAAAACAGTTTCACTTTTCGTTTCTTTCAGCTACCTTTATCTCTATGAAGTATACAAGCAGTCTTTATTCATATGAATCGACGATAGTACTACACAGAACAAGGTGCCGGATGCGGTTGCTCTGCAAGACTGAGGCGACACATATGCAAACCTGCGATTGCCTCGACCAACTCAGTCAGTGCAACTTTTGAAGAAAGAGCAAGTAGTCAGTCTGTTTGAAGAAGCGGTATTTTCTCGTTTCACAATTAAGTcaggaaatttaaaaaaggcACATGGTTGTGAAGAAGATTATCTATTACTAATTCTCAATGAATGCGAGAAGCAAAGTCCACCCCCGAAGTCAGGCCGTAGGCCGGGTATCACCACCATCCCAGAACCCATGTAACCATGAAAGACGACACGGGCATTGTGTGACGGCAGCACGCGCATGCCGCCTcccgtcgtcgtcgtccatGTCACACCACCTCCTCGCCTCACAAACAACATCAAAGATCCCATCCGTTCTCTAACATTTCTTGTCGTGTCCATTAAAGGAGAGATAAGCCGTATGCGTCATTAAAGCCTCGAAAAACCTGACCTGTCATGTCCATTCACCTCATTTCGATTTCTCCATAATGTGAAGATTCTCCCGCAAACCGACTCCTTGCACCGAGGAAATATGCTAAGGGTCCCAAAAGATCGAGGTACAGGCGTGAATTATGTAACAAACATGTGCAACGTAAAAGCATTAAACGTCAAAATCTAGTCCATCCTTCATTTAAAGGAGGAGCATAGCAATACCAGCAGCGGCGATGACGCCGATAGGGGCACCGGTCATCTGAGCGACAGCCTATGGACCGTTAGTAGATGTTGTGAGTGTATGTCTATGTCAACTTACAGCGTTGTCAGCTTCAGTAGAGGTGGCACTGGCCTCAGCATCAGTGCCGGTAGCAGTGTCAGAGCCCTCGGTGACGGTGGAGGCGTCAGTAACAGTCTCCGAAACAGATCCGGACTCGGACTCGGACTCAGTACCGGTGGTAACGGTAGTGAGAGTTCGGATGACCTCGGTACCATCAGTGGTGAATGTGGTGACCTCAGCAGAGTCGGCGGAGTCAGTGGAAGCAGTCTCGGTGACGAGAGTTCGGACGACAGCAGTGCCGTCAGTGGTGAAGGTAGTGACCTGGGCGGACTCTGTCTCGTCAGAGGCGGAGGCGGAGGCGGAGGCAGTCTCGACAGGCTCGATGATGGTGGATCCACCAGAGGTGTAGGTGGTCAGAGCAACGCCGCCGAGGATCTCCTTGATGGTGCTGGTAACTTCATCACCCTCAGAGTTGGTGAAAACACTGGTGTAGGTGCTGACGGAGAGGTCATCCTCGCTGCCGTCAGTGGCAGTACCGCTGATGGTGGAGACAGCGGAGGTGATGGTGGTATCACTCTGAACGAGGGTGCTGAGAACAGTTCGAACGGCACCAGTGCCAGTAGCAGAGGCCGAAACGGATCCAGCACTACCAGTAGTAATCTGGACACCAGCTTGGCGGCAGAGGGCAAGGCCGTAGGCGACAACAGCAGCGGCCTGCTCGTCGTTGCAGATAGCAGCGGAGCAGTCACGGAGACCGTAGATGAAGTCCTGGTTGGTGCAAAGGCAGCTAACGTCACCGGCATCACATCCAAGCTCCGAGGACTTGGCAGCGCTGACCATGTTGCTAGCACAAGTTTGCTGTGGCGAGTTAGAGGTGCGTTATTGAGCATTCGATATCTTGACTTACACCACACTGAGGGAGGTCGCTGGAGCTCTGGgcagcggcggcagcaaCCAGGCCGAAAACGGTGAGGAGAGAAGACTTCATCTTGACGATTTTGATTGATTGAATCGGAGTCTGAACGGTGAGTTAGTTAAGAACTGGAGCGATTTTTGTAGCGACAGAAAGAAGGCGATGGTAACGAAGGTGGGTTTGCGAGCGAAGCAGGCGAGTAGGGGagcaagaggaagatgggTAGTGAATCACTGCAAGCAAGGGCGGCGACCCTGTGAATAAATGAAGTGCGAGCCCAGGAGGCATGTACCTGAGGCACACGAGTGATGTTTGCGTGAGACACAAGGAGACGTGTGTATCACTCGAGGTATGGAAGAGCCGAGTGCAACGTGTGTAGCCCTGAGCGCCTCGCAATGTGATTTCCGGTGCTTGCGTTCCGGTGCCGAATTACACAAACGCAGAGTTGGAATGAAGGAATCTTGCAGGCAACCAAAGAAGGCGCCAACGAAGCGGGAGGAGAAGGATATCTGGAACAGAAATCAAGTGATGGTAACTTACAGTAATATGTGACAACGAAGGCGATCGATCTCGTGTGAGAGTGAGACGAAGTGAGACTGGCCTGAAGTTTCTGGAGAGAGGATGTGTGAGGTGTTGGAATGAAGAATCTTGACTGATATTGATCTGGAACGAGAGGGAGATGTTGTTGCTTTAATAAGGGCAGGCAGAAGTAAAAAGTGGGAGGTGGGAACCAGAATCTTGATCTTGGCGTGACGGTTGTTGACGTTAAGCTGGCAGGTGCGAGCTGTGCTGCGTTGGTGGTATCCGTACCTAAGGCAAGAGCAATTACAAGGCAGGCAAGCTTAGCTCCCCTGCCTAAAAAGTACGGCTCCCAACTTGGCATTGGCGGTCTGGCAGGGAAAGCACGGCACGATTTGGCCTGGCCAACCTCCCTGGGGTTCTGTCGACGTCTACGCCCATCTTGCATTGAGAGGAAACTTCCATCACAAATTGAAGCGTAAATCTGCAAAGTACTAACGTACCTAACCTTGCTGGTTGGCTTGGAGCGACCCAGCGTGCGGGAGGGGCCCACGCTAACAGAACCCTAGTAACCGGAGCTAGAGGTCCACTTCGCTGGGTACCTACAGCACCGCTAAACTAGACTGCCCGGACCGCCAAAGACACGGACGGAGGCCCCCTGGTAGGTTATGATGCTATCTCATCAATGACAGAAGGACATTGTGATGAGCCAAGTCAATTACaattgtttttcttttttgatCCAGGCCTCCGCAATGGAAATTGAGTCAATGCGAGCAACTCATGTTCAGAATCAGACGTCAATGCAGTCTTGAGGTAAACGATGAGGTCAGACCATTGGATGTAATGGGCTGCACAGCACAGTACAGAGTATGTACATACTTGGTTTACCCTTGTCAACGATACTTGACCACGTcagtgaagttgatgttgtaAGTCTTTGCGGCGGTCTCCTAGTTAAGGTGCTTACAGTAGCTGGCATTTTGGAGACTCTGGAACTTTGCGTGGATCCTTTGCTCCGCCAACAAAGTATCGATATCCTAATAAGCGAATGCAATGTGCTTGATGCGATTGAAAAAAGGTTTCAGTATTAGATCACACACATTATCAAGGAGCAGTCGGAGAAGtaacaaggaaaagaagaagaagaaaagcccCCAATAGGTGGGTGGGTGGTTGCTGGGACCTACTAACTTGGGTACCTGCTGGGGAGCAGACGGGCTGCCACGCTAGATCGCCAACCACCCGCATCGACACCCACTTCATGGCGCACAGAGCTTTGGGATACCTCGCAAAACACGATTGACAAAGTAGGTAATATTCGCATGTAGTCTGCCTGTTCAACCCGAAACTCGATGTCCTCGTTTGGCCTAACCTGTTTGCTAATGTGCTAGTCCACCTGAATAACCCAAACTTAAGTGTACTTGAACGCTGTACAGGCTAGCCAAAGCTTCGTGTCGCGCACAGTTGAGTCGGTCCTACCACTAACAAGAGGCAAAGACAGAGCTGAAGCTGACGAGCCACGAAAAAACTGGATATTATCTCTGGTCTATGACGGAAGTATCTGCGTACACCTTCCCAGAGAGACGGTAGAAAACGATCTAATACATCAAAACAGGCAAGAAAGACCTCGTATGCCGAGCCGGAATCACGGCCTCAGACAGACAGAATTGTGAGCAGGCATGAAGGAAAGAAGCGGGCATGACGATTGCCAATCTGGGGTACTTGCCTGACTTCTGTGCTGCGCCTACCAAAAGTCATGTTGTGCTGTGTTCCTGTCACAGAAACCGTGATCTCTACCtactactacctacctaccaagcaatcacaGTTTCGTTGCCCTGGACTTCGATCACAAGTACTTGGCGGTTAGCCCATAATACGTGTGATATCGCGTACTCTGTACGAAGTACCCAATCTTCGACACCTTAGTGAGGTCAATTGTCGTTAGGCCAGTGGTGCTATGATTGACTCCGATTCGTCAATTACCCCTGCGCCAGTCTGTCCTTGGCAATCCCCCAAAAACAAGTTCAAATCAACTTGCTGCACTAGCCCTCTCGATCCCCTGGCAACCGGGAGACGGAATcatgttcttctctttttcctGGGGAACTTTTTCTCGATTGAGATGGGATGGGTTAGAGATATGGTGATGCTAGTGATGAAAGGGTGCGTACATGTCTCAGGAACAGATAACACAGACAAGGTCAATTTGTGCCCAATATCATTATGTCTGATTGCCATTTGTCAGAATCCGTACAGTCATGCCGAATATCCCAGTTTTCATTTCGCATTATTGTCTTATATCAGGTTTTCGCTCGACTTCCACaacatccatccatcgcATTTGCTAAAGGAAAAATGCACtcattcttgatcttctgGAGGCCAGCCCCACTCGAGCCAAGTCACTCACTCTATCGTTCCACTTGCACTGTACCCATAAACATCCCATGCAATCCATCTCAACGTTCAATCGAGCTCTGTTATGCTCAGTTCCCTGTTCAGCTGGCTCTGATGAACTGTGCCCAGACTGGCCACGCAGCGGGCCAAGCCACTCAAGCCACAAATCGAGAGCCAAGCAGACCAGGGGACCTGCCAAATTATGGGCCTTTGATGTCATCCGCATCATCATcggtttttttttctctctcgcGTGTGGCCCAAGCTTAACCTCTTTAGCTTCTATCACGGTGAGGGGACCTTGTCGAGCTGGACCGACCTGGCCTGGACCTTGTAGTGTAAAGCCTGGACCTCCATCTCAACGTCACTCACCACCCTCAGGCCTCCCCAgtttcatcttcatctcaacGCAATACAAAGTAATACAACGTTTCCGTCCCGTCATCATGACAATCCTGCCAGCTGGCAGTTTGTCGTTTCATGTTTCTTTTCCGATCGTGTGATAAACATGATCTGTTCATGATCTCCATCATGGTTGATTGTTGATCTTACACAGAGATGTTTGTGTCGAAAATGACAGCAAACACTGTCTGCAAAAGAGCCCGGAACGTCGCTCCGATCATAGCATTTCATAGCTGAGACATGTTGCTCTTTCCAGCCACCATCTGACTTGCAGGTCACATCGTGGCTGATTCTCCCTTTTTGTCGCAATGTCCAGTTCTCCAACAATCTCATTCGACAGATCTGACATGTCGCCAACCCTCCCTTTCAATCAGGTAATTTGTAGTCTAATTGCGAGGCTGGTGCATACTCTGAAACCGGATTGTTCATCAGGTGTTGGTTTCATTCATGTGCATTACGAACTGTGTAACTAAGCATACAGCAGTTTACACACTTGCGCTCTAGGGTGACCAAGTTTTGGCCCTTCCCTGGATCGTGTTTTTACCTCCTGAATTTGTCTCTCTTGCTTTTCAAATTCAAAGATCATGAAATAGGGTTCGATAAGATGTGAAATTGTCTGTATTGATATATGATCGTTGGCATTGACTTTGGTGGCTGACTATTGATCACCACGTTGAACCGGGCGGGCCGGTGAACATGCTACCacaaaaaagtataaaactCAACCGTGGAGCAAAGAAGGCAGAATTAGTATATCAGTTTAGGCCACTTTGGACCAAGTTCTCAGGCGGCTCGTTTTCTTGCTCTGTATAATCCAGAGTCTAACTTGTCTGTTGCATGAGTACCTCAACAGTGGTTTAGAGTACCTATTTATGACTACTAATTCTTCTGACAAAGTCATCGATATGGTACTTTTGGGAAACTCTGCGGTCCATGATCAATACAACAGGAACAAGACGTCTGAATCTTGTTTTTATGATCATGCAGTTATTATgccagtctttaaaagttaatataacttaagagaggaataactttcttaataaacctAATATAGGAATAATAAGGgggaataataaaaagggcaGTAAGGccataaggctatataatttaataagatttagtaaaaacttaatattagaataaatatatagaaagaaTCTACGATAATACAGTTATCTTTCTTTACCTTCGTCCGATATAATAACTACAATAAAAGATAACTAAGCAATTAAGCAAGATATCCCGCCTTTGACATACGGTGTACCAAGCATCTTGTTTTTATATTGAACATGTGATGGTATTTCGCTCAAATATTTCTCAAGTTGTGTTGAAGGAAGTCTTTCAACGCTTGTATGTGTGAATAAAATTGCTCCTTGAACTTTACCTATCATAACTCTGAGTTACA
This Fusarium poae strain DAOMC 252244 chromosome 3, whole genome shotgun sequence DNA region includes the following protein-coding sequences:
- a CDS encoding hypothetical protein (TransMembrane:1 (o356-377i)) is translated as MPATINISQDSSFQHLTHPLSRNFRPVSLRLTLTRDRSPSLSHITTPIQSIKIVKMKSSLLTVFGLVAAAAAQSSSDLPQCGQTCASNMVSAAKSSELGCDAGDVSCLCTNQDFIYGLRDCSAAICNDEQAAAVVAYGLALCRQAGVQITTGSAGSVSASATGTGAVRTVLSTLVQSDTTITSAVSTISGTATDGSEDDLSVSTYTSVFTNSEGDEVTSTIKEILGGVALTTYTSGGSTIIEPVETASASASASDETESAQVTTFTTDGTAVVRTLVTETASTDSADSAEVTTFTTDGTEVIRTLTTVTTGTESESESGSVSETVTDASTVTEGSDTATGTDAEASATSTEADNAAVAQMTGAPIGVIAAAGIAMLLL